The Candidatus Thermokryptus mobilis nucleotide sequence TTTACCAAAGCCCGAGCAATTGCAACCCTTTGCCTTTGCCCTCCTGAAAGTTCATTCGGTTTATGATGCAATCTATCCCCAAGCCCAACCTGTTCAAGCGCCTCACGAGCAAGTTTTTTTCTCAGCTCCCCTGGAACACCAGCATAGATCAACGGCAATTCAACATTGTGCAAAGCATCAGCCCTGGGCAAAAGATTAAACATCTGAAAGACAAAACCAATCTCTTTGTTCCTTATCTTTGCAAGATCATTATCGCTTAACTCACTCACATTTACACCGTTCAAAAAATACCTACCCGATGTCGGCGTGTCAAGACAACCAATTATATTCATAAGCGTTGACTTTCCAGAACCAGACGGACCCATAATGGCAACATATTCCCCTTTCTCTATCTCAAGATTTATGCCTCTCAAAGCGTGAACTTTCTCAGCTCCAAGGTCATAAATCTTGACAATATTTTCTAGTTTAATTAAAGGCATTTCAATACCTCATTTAAATTTTGTTTTAACTATTTTTTCGCCTTCAAAATTTTAACCTTAACCCCGTCTTCAAGCTCCCTGTTTATCGCTTTGAAACTTCCAACAACTATCTCCTCATCGCCTTTCAACCCATCAACTATCTCAACATAAGTTTCTCCACTTATCCCACGTTTAACGGGAACCATCTTTGAAACTCCGTTTTCAACGATAAAAACGACTTCAACAATATCATCCTTTGAATTCTTTCCATTTTCAGAATCAGGATTCCGCTCGCCAGCCGACTTTTTCAAAGACCTAACCGTTACTGATTGAATCGGAACAGCAAGCACATTATACTTCTTTTCTGTTTCTATATCAGCTGTCACTGACATCCCTGGGCGCAAAGCCGTTTCCTTGTCAAGTATCTTTATTTTAACTTCAAAATTCACAACCTCCTCCTGTGTCCCCAATCCTTTCGTTTTCGCAGCGTTTGAAATCTCATAAACAACACCCTTAAATTTTCTCTCCGGAAAAGCATCAACGGAAAGTATCGCCGTATCTCCAATTGAAACATGAACAACATCAACCTCACTTATATCAACCCTTGCCTCCATCTTTGACAGATCAGCTACAACCATGATAACAGTTCCAGCCATTTGGCTTGTCCCAACGACCCTTTCTCCAACCTCAGCATTAAGTTGAGTCACGATGCCATCAATGGGCGAATAAATAACTGTCTTTGCGAGGTCCTCTTGCGCCTGTTTTAAAGAAGCCCTTGCTTGTTCAACAGCAGAGGATGTAGAAGCGTATTGCGCCTTTGCAACCGTATAAGCTGTCCTCGCTGCTTCATATTCAGCATCCGAAATCAACTTCTTAGCGTAAAGTTCCTCAGCCCGCTTGAACTCCGATTCCGCTTTTGAAAGATTTGCCTTGGCTATATCAAGCTGAGCTAAAGCAGATTTTAAATTCGCCTCCATCGCCTCTTTCCTCGCAACATAAAAATCCGGTTTGATCTTAACAAGTAATTGACCCTTTTTAACTTTTTGCCCAACCTTGACCGGCAATTCAACTATCTCACCGCTCACCTCAGCACTTATCTTCACCTCAACCTCCGGCTGGATTTTACCCGTCCCAGTCACAATTTGAGTTATATCTCTCCTTTGAACCCTCTCAACCTGAACCGCTACAACTTTTTCCCTACCACCACTTAAAATGCCTACAACTACCGACACAACGACGATAAGCCCCAAGAGAACAGCAAAAATTAAACGCCTTTTCCTTCGTTTATTATTGTTGTTAGCCATATTGCAATTTTTTTTTATTTTGAACTACGAGCTTGTAATCTCATCAAAATTAAAAATCAAATTCACCAAGCGCATATTGAAGTTGTGCTTTGGCAATTATGTAATCATAAACTGCGTTCACTTGCGCACTTATAGCGGAAGTATAATTAGCCGTCGCTATCAAAAGGTCAAGCAATGTCCCAGCCCCAATGTTATATTTTTCCTCAGCCGTTTTCAAATCAAGTTCAGCTGACTTGACCTGTCTTTGTGCAACTTCAAGTTGTTTCATCGCGGATTCAATGTCAAGTATCGCCTTTTTAACATCAGCAGTTATCTGCCTCTTTACCTGTTCAAGTTGAACCTCTGCATTTTTAACATTTATCTTCGCCTGCTGAACTTGTGTCTGTAACTGAAAACGGTCAAATATTGGGAAGCTTATATTTATCCCCCAACCAATTGAGCGATTGTTCGGCAATGTCTTAAACTCATTGCTGTTCAAATTAAAAACCGCCGAAGCTGAAACCGTCGGCATATAACCCGACATAGCAACAGTCACCCCAGACCTCGCAGAATTCAAATTTGAAATCGAACCCCTATAATCAGGTCTTCTATCAAGTGCAACCGCAATTAACTCATCAAGATTTTTTATCCTCTCCCTCAACGCGCTGAACTCCGTTGTGTCAATCTCAAGCTGGATTGAGGGATCTTCAAACTCATACTCATCCGTCGGTATCAACCCAAGATAAACAAGCAAATCCGCCTTCGCCTTATCATAATTTGCCTGCGTCCGTATCAATTGAAGCTCGTCATTTCCAACCTGAACCTCCTGCTTATAAACATCCGCAAGCGACACAGACCCAACACGATTTGCCTCCAATATCCTCTCAAGCTGTCTCTGACTCCTTTTCAAATTATCCTGCGCAACCTTCAACAGTTGTTTATTCCTCAAAACATTAAGATAAAGTTGTTGTGTCTGAAAAACCACCGTCTGCATCGTTCTCCTCAAATTGTAATCAGCGGAAAGATAACTTGACCTCGCCCTACTCAATGAAGCAAAATTTGCAAATCCATTGAAAAGCAAAATGCTCGTGCTGACACTCGTTGAAAAAGAATTCAATGTCTGCGATGTCCTGAAAGGAACTGTCCCAAGCCCAGGGATAAATGTCAAATCCGACTCCCTCCGTGTCCTGTTCCAGTTCCCGCTCAAATTCAAATTTGGAAGAAATACCCCATATGCCTGCAAAACGCTTGCAGATTGGGACTGAACAGAATACTCAGCTCGTTTTATCTCCGTATTGTTTTCCAAAGCTATTTTAACGCAATCATTAAGCGTCAAAACCTTCTTCCCCTGTGAGAACGAAATCCCGAAAAATAAAATCAAAAAGAAAAACAACCTACGCATACCTTTCACCTAAATTTATTTTTACAAAATTCACACATATTAGACGAAACAACGATATTTTTGTTACAATGCATTTATCAACCTTGCCTCTCACAGCAAAAATAAGAACAAGGAGTTAAAAACAAAAAACTTTCCTCCCCCTTAACTACGGAGGAGGATTAAGGTAGAGGTGAAAACTTTCCCTTACAGGGAGCTATTTGACCTGCCGAACGACACCACCATGTCCACCAACATTTAATCTAAAATAAAATCCGTTAATCCCGACTCTTGGTCCATTGGTCAACGCAACCTCATCTCCCATTCTCCAATCACCAGAAATTGGTGAAAAAACATACCCAACCCTAAAACCAAAAATCCAACCACCGTATCTTCTACCAATTTTGTATTCAATTCCAACCTCTGACTTCACAGAAAGCGACGAAAAAGAAGCGTCAAAAATTTTCTTTGGATTTGAAATTGCATCATTAAAATCTGCCCCTTTCATCTCAAAAATTTTCAAATTCAAACCGCCACCGCCAATCCCAACCATCGGATAAAATCTCAACCTTTCAACATCATAAATTATGTACCCCAAATTGAAAAAGCCATACCCACCCGATAAAACACATCTAAAATTTTCCTTATCCTTTTTCTGACCCAAAATTCCAAATCCCTCACCTCCAATTATAATTTTATTCAGCACACCATAACCACCACCGCCGATATTTAAAAATGAACTTTGGAACTGAGCACGATTATTATCACTTAAAACGCGGTTTAATTTATCCAAGTCCAAAAAACTAATCCCAAAACTAAAATAACCACCTCCACCGAAAAATTTACCTAACGAATTGTCTTGAGAATTTGAAAAAGAAACCACAACAAATAACAACAAGCTTGAAAATAAAAGATTTCGCATTTTTAATCCCACATTTTTTAGTTTTTAAAATTTTTCACCTTCAAACATCTTCTTTAGAACCGAGATATAATTTTCAAAAGCTTTTCTCCCCTTTGCGGTCAAAGAGATATATGTCTTCGGTTTCTTTCCCTCAAATGTCTTTCTAATTTTGACATATCCTGCCTCTTCAAGCTTGCTCAAGTGTGAGGACAGATTCCCATCCGAAAGACCAAGCAAATCCCTCAAGGCAATAAACTCAATCTCTCCACCTTCACCAAGCGTGTAAAGCGAAGCCATTATCTTTGTTCTCGTCGGCTGATGAATTATCTCATCAAGTTCACCCTTCATCTACCCCACCTCCTATTGATGTAAATTCCACCACCAACGAAAGCAAAAAGAGAAATTAAAGCCATAGCATAACTGAAATACTCACGAAGATATAGACCAACAAGAATTGACGAAACCGTAGCAAAAATTCCTATGAAAGCCATCTCCTTCCCAAGGAAAATTCCCATCAAAATGTAACCATACATCATAAAATTCAACCATAGAAGAGAAATCCCGATCCCACTTAACCCACTACTCTCTCTACTAATAATAAAAAACCAGATCAGCGAATAAATCACCAACGAAATCCAAACAATACCTAAATACATACCCTCTGGGAAATAAATCCTTTTTTCCTTTGTCATCTTGATTTGCCTTATCACTATCAAAGCTGTTCCAACCCATCCGATTCCAAAAAGCGAAAGCCATAACAAATTCCCTTCAACAAAACGATTCAAAACATAACCAAGTGATACAACAATCCCCCATAGAATAAGATAATCCCCTGTTCTTCTCCTTGCCAACATCTGTCTTGTCCTCCTGAACGCTTCCGTTATCTGAACAAGCGTCTCCCGTGCCTGGTCTAAATCTCGCTCCATTTTTCCCCCTCCATATTTTGTTTCACAAATTACTTTGTGTTGCAAAGTAAATATAATAAAATGAAACTTAAAAGTCAAGCTTAACCAACTTCTATTTCAAAAATTAAAACACCCCACACTTTGACAAATCATTTCAATCCCTTCTCTTGATAGAGGATGACTAAGATGGGAATGAATTTTAACACCCCCACTCTCCCGCAAGGGGAGAGGAAAACAAACTGAAAGGAATTTTCCTCCCCCTTGACGGGGGAGGACTAAGATGAGGGTGAAAAAATTAACATCACCTCTCACCCTAATCCTCTCCCATAAGTGGAGAGGGAAAGATAAAATGAAGCTTTTACTTTACCAACACCATCTTCTTCACATCAACAAACCTTCCCGCTTCAAGACGATAAATGTAAATCCCACTTGGAAGACCGCTTCCATCAAAATCTACTCTATATTTCCCAGGTTCAAACTCCTCATTAACAAGTTTCTTAACTTCACGACCAAGAATATCATAGACGATCAGCTTTACATTCACCCTTTCTGGCACTTCAAATTCAATTCTTGTGACCGGATTAAACGGATTGGGATAATTTTGTTTCAATGCAAATCTTTCAGGCAAACCCCAAAGCTCCTCAACATTGGTTACATAAGAGATAGCGACACCATAAACATCACCATTTGTAAAGAACACATCACCCTGATTCGTAAACCCCAAATTTACCCTGTTTGTGTAAGCATAAAATTTCCCATTCTCATACACCCCAATTCCACCGATTGGGACTTTACCAGCCAACTGGCGAAAGACAGCAAATTCGCTGTTTGTTGGATTTAAAGACAAATCAAAAAATCTCCCAAACACAAAACAAGAATCAGGGTTTGGACTAACTTTTGTAGTTGTGACTAAAACTTTATTCTCTCCAACAATTGCAAATGGCGACAGCCAGCCGTTTTCCGAAATTAAATAGCGTCCTTGCTGAATCGTTCCATCAGATTGAATTATCCTCGCATAAGTTTTCCAACCCGTTGATTCTTCATCAGGGAAAAAGCAAATAAATTTGCTCCCATCAAAAGTTACATATAGCGGGTTATCACTTGGTTCTTGGCTACCATCAATTAAGAAAGTTGAACCAATAGGTGAACCGTCTTGATTTAATAACTGTC carries:
- a CDS encoding TolC family protein, with the protein product MRRLFFFLILFFGISFSQGKKVLTLNDCVKIALENNTEIKRAEYSVQSQSASVLQAYGVFLPNLNLSGNWNRTRRESDLTFIPGLGTVPFRTSQTLNSFSTSVSTSILLFNGFANFASLSRARSSYLSADYNLRRTMQTVVFQTQQLYLNVLRNKQLLKVAQDNLKRSQRQLERILEANRVGSVSLADVYKQEVQVGNDELQLIRTQANYDKAKADLLVYLGLIPTDEYEFEDPSIQLEIDTTEFSALRERIKNLDELIAVALDRRPDYRGSISNLNSARSGVTVAMSGYMPTVSASAVFNLNSNEFKTLPNNRSIGWGINISFPIFDRFQLQTQVQQAKINVKNAEVQLEQVKRQITADVKKAILDIESAMKQLEVAQRQVKSAELDLKTAEEKYNIGAGTLLDLLIATANYTSAISAQVNAVYDYIIAKAQLQYALGEFDF
- a CDS encoding ABC transporter ATP-binding protein; the encoded protein is MPLIKLENIVKIYDLGAEKVHALRGINLEIEKGEYVAIMGPSGSGKSTLMNIIGCLDTPTSGRYFLNGVNVSELSDNDLAKIRNKEIGFVFQMFNLLPRADALHNVELPLIYAGVPGELRKKLAREALEQVGLGDRLHHKPNELSGGQRQRVAIARALVNKPSIILADEPTGNLDTKTGAEILALFDELHKKGNTIIIVTHEPDVAKHAHRIIRIRDGLIESDERVIDRIERKG
- a CDS encoding winged helix-turn-helix domain-containing protein, which encodes MKGELDEIIHQPTRTKIMASLYTLGEGGEIEFIALRDLLGLSDGNLSSHLSKLEEAGYVKIRKTFEGKKPKTYISLTAKGRKAFENYISVLKKMFEGEKF
- a CDS encoding efflux RND transporter periplasmic adaptor subunit is translated as MANNNNKRRKRRLIFAVLLGLIVVVSVVVGILSGGREKVVAVQVERVQRRDITQIVTGTGKIQPEVEVKISAEVSGEIVELPVKVGQKVKKGQLLVKIKPDFYVARKEAMEANLKSALAQLDIAKANLSKAESEFKRAEELYAKKLISDAEYEAARTAYTVAKAQYASTSSAVEQARASLKQAQEDLAKTVIYSPIDGIVTQLNAEVGERVVGTSQMAGTVIMVVADLSKMEARVDISEVDVVHVSIGDTAILSVDAFPERKFKGVVYEISNAAKTKGLGTQEEVVNFEVKIKILDKETALRPGMSVTADIETEKKYNVLAVPIQSVTVRSLKKSAGERNPDSENGKNSKDDIVEVVFIVENGVSKMVPVKRGISGETYVEIVDGLKGDEEIVVGSFKAINRELEDGVKVKILKAKK
- a CDS encoding T9SS type A sorting domain-containing protein; this translates as MCEENLKPRANFLLFFKIFLMFLLFNLSQSQTIGTEFPVETAPDSTFATGFAQDAQKYAIVMRRERGNVAEIVLQFHSKSDHSLITNPIVLGTTSMLKEDFDRGLPQVAFDGSRFLVVWTDGQNGGLKYRFIDGQTFALSDLYSEPTLPSYISGIGVLHFNPNLNKYFLVSEIYVANQGYYLIYNFIRPDGFLENSNQISSIPCRGEYSLAFGGSRYLVAFVKETGSYDNEIWGQLLNQDGSPIGSTFLIDGSQEPSDNPLYVTFDGSKFICFFPDEESTGWKTYARIIQSDGTIQQGRYLISENGWLSPFAIVGENKVLVTTTKVSPNPDSCFVFGRFFDLSLNPTNSEFAVFRQLAGKVPIGGIGVYENGKFYAYTNRVNLGFTNQGDVFFTNGDVYGVAISYVTNVEELWGLPERFALKQNYPNPFNPVTRIEFEVPERVNVKLIVYDILGREVKKLVNEEFEPGKYRVDFDGSGLPSGIYIYRLEAGRFVDVKKMVLVK